DNA sequence from the Neospora caninum Liverpool complete genome, chromosome VIIa genome:
ttcgctctaCGACTCCCAGTGGGTAGGCGTGGGACGCTACAAGCCGTTGGGGAGTGAGCAGGAATGAACACGGAGTCGCGAGGGCGTTGATcaccagggagagaggagaaaggaatgCCGAGAGACGTTATCTCCTGGACAGGCGGATCAAGGTCACGCGCCCAAAAATCCGCGAGGGAAATCCGGAGGGAAGGGAGCGGGGTGAACGAAATCTGTCGTTTTTCCCCAGTCCATGCACAGGGtagacgaggcagaaagtTCATGTCCCCGGAAGTTCGGCCAAGTTGCTGAACAGGAAAGTGCCCTTCTCTCGGTATTTCTTTTACCGCATGCTGCATTGTTTCAACCCGTCAAGCATTAGCGAAGAAACCACTTTTCATCACGTTGGTatgcctgtctctcgaccGACCCACTGCttcacatacatatatacagggagagagggctTGTAGTTGAAAGTTTTAGGAGGGAAGCGTCGCAGGAGACACGCCGAGGGTGCTAGATTCTCGAGGTGTTTACTAGCGAAGATAGGGCCACAGAAAGTGCAGCGTGCAAGGTGGGTTTTGGAACTTTACGGCAAGGCGCCGTTACATCTAGTCCTGCAGAGGTTTGAAACCGACACGAAGTGGAAAGACTTTTACGCCTTACGTGCTTCTCATCAAGGACTTCAGAATCGTTTTGTACCGTCGAGATGGCTCTCTACGCAACAACGGGGGCCTAACACACTGGAGGAAAGTTCGTTGAAAACGGACGGCGAGCGTGACGTCCCTTTCAGGAGCATGCGCACAAGAGCGTCGGGATTTTTCTGGCGTTTGCGCAGTTACACTGCAAAGAATCGAGGCAACACCATGGATGAGCGGTTTATAGCGAGGACCACAAGTGGCGGGTCCGCCTTTTTTGGAACCAGTGCAAGGCGCAGTCAGCAGTCAGAACAGTCGTTTGCACCTAGTGTATCCGTATGCGTTTTCGAGTACCGCGTGACAAGTGAGTCACCTATTTTCTCTCAGGAGTGTGGAGGGACAGTCGAGTTTTCTGAACGGATACTGAATATGACACCAGCTATAAGATGCAGAGAACCCAGTTTTTTTGTAGGATTCCTCATGTCGAAGCTACCGTGGAGGTTGTAGCGTAGCTGTCTATGAACTGTCGTATTTCCAGCGGGTGCGTAGTGGTGTTGATAGtgcatctctctttccttgaGCTACGCAGTGGTGTTGATAGTGcatctctcttcccttgAGCTACGCGGCAGAAGGCCATGAATCTACAAGAAAGAATCAAGGTGACTGGCGCTTCAGCCTGTCACTTTTGTGAAGCTTCTTAAGTGTTGAAGTGGAGGAAATGAGTGCTGTTGTGAGGCCGACGATAGGGCTATATGGCAACGGAGTTCAATCGATTTCTTTGTCAACGAGCGCCGATCGCGCTTTTTTAAGAGACCCACCGCCCTGACGTGTTCATTCTTTTGATCCCTTTGACAAGCAATGCACTGCACCGTAGAAACTGTGAAAAGTATTTGCAACACTCCAAAAACCCGATATGATAGTTGTTCAGACTGACATAGGAGCCATTCCGTTGTCCGAAAGATGAAGGCAGAAAGCGGGATGGGCTACCCAACAGAACACCCCATCAGAGCAGCTTCATCGAGCCCTGTCATGCAAAAAGATGATCCCCGGTCGgtcctgcgtttccttctcgctcggaCGTCTCGTTCCTTGGAAATTTCTTGCCAAAACGGGTAACGGGACAGGTGAAAAACATTCACGGTTTTGGTGGGCATTTTAGAGACTCTGTTTCGCCCTCGCACGGTTCCCCGCACAGACAGGTGTTCAATTTCGTACGTTCACGCTTCAGAAGATCCTGCTTTCCTCAAAATATGAAAACGTAACTTGACGTGTGTATGTTCCTCGGCACAGGCGCGGTTTGTGCTCACCTGACACTGGAAATAAAGGATGGTTCGCCTTCGATTTGAACGACAAAAGGAGGCGAGCCTGACAGTGAATCATCGTTTGTATTTCTGTTCCTAGAGCGGCTGGGCTGCGAATTCTTCCTGTGTAGCTTCCAGCGTGCAAGGTGAAAACTGCCATTACGGCATCGCGGGAAGCGGCGGACTTCATTAACGATACGTGCAAGCAGAGGAGTATACAGTGGAGCAAGAAACAGTTAGATGCCTCTGCCTAGGAGGGCGGAGAGCGCGGCAGAATCGGCCGGAGACGCACTCACACTTTCCCGGGCAGCGTACTTAGGACCATTTTCTAGTAGCCAGTGAGCAAGAAATTCAACGGGTTGTTCAGGGCGTTCATTCACAAGAACTGTCAGAGCAGGCAGAAGGGCGGGCACAACCATAAGATCTAGGTACTGGCGGATGGGCAAAGACTGAACACTCAATTTTGGAGCTCTCTCCCCGAGAGCCACACGGTCTATCTCCGACATGTTCCTCTGTCGCGCAACTGTCGACGAGGGATCCaaagaggcgggaggcgccACGTGCCCGTTCTCCCCCGTGTGACTGCCAATCTCAGCAGAAACGCTTTCTCCCCCCCCACTGACGGAGCCCCGGGTTTCGGGCGCAGAAGAAAGTACCGAAGTTCTCATTTTGGCAGTTGACAAGAAATGGAAGCGAACGCTCGTAAGGACTTTTACTGGAACGGGTTGTTAGTCTTCACGAATAAAtccagaagagagggactTGTAGACAGATTTAGGAGCGGACCGCCCGTCCGAGCAGGAACACAGAAAGCCGACTTGGAGGCGTGATTCCGCCAGCAAACGGGTCCCAGAGAATCGCGTATTCGAGTAAACCAGAAAAGGCAGCTGCGACTCGCGCGATAGACCTTGACGCTGGTTCCCGGGGCCGAGCATGACAAGGTGTGTAGGTACACCAGCGGGCTATCAAGGGGCGGGCCGAAAGAGCCGGCGACAGACCCCGAACTGTCTTGTCGGCTTCTGAAACGGCCAAGACAAGAAACACCGGGAATCGCGCGTGTCTTTCAGTGTTTGGGTGGCGTGACGACAGATCTAAGGCACCGCCTGCAACAGGTTACCAAGCAGTGGCTGTTGGACGTAGGCGAGTCTTTCCgccagagaagcaaaggacaGAACAAAGAAACATGATACTCGTCACGCAAACTGCTTTCCTACGCATTTCGACTGTTCCCTTGGAAACTCTAGCCAAAAAGATGACAAACCTGTTACCAACTGCGGCCGCCTGCGCAAAGGTGACCTTGGCAGTAGTCAGCGCACACTAGATGCAGCGCAATCGAAAAACGGGGGCATGCCGCTCCGTGGTCTCAACAGGGCCGATGAGATTTTTCGTTCAGCATACTGAGCCACTGACTTGTTCGGATATGCACAGCCATGGACAGGCTTGCTCGCGTTCTTGCACTTTTTCCACAAGTCTGAGTATGTTTTGGACTCTGGAGGCCTTACGGTGAGGATGACAGCAGATGGGAGAAGAGGCCGGGGTTTCATTACCTGCAGCGTCAACGGTCATTCCATATCGCGGGTTTCGAACACTGGCTGCATCGTCTGTGTGCTTGTAACATGCCATGTTTAGTTACGCAGCCACCTTCCTACTCTATCCCAAAGACCATTCTTTACAGGAGCCACGGTGAGTTCTCGAAAATATTCCTAGAGGTCTTGTCGACGGTCCGGATCCGCTGCTGTGCCACTCCCCGAGACGGGTTCCATCGCACACGGAACCTGTGTGTGATGACCCATGATGATTCGTGCTCTGTTCCGAGACTGCGGAGTTGCCAGCACGCAGAGACTTGTGGTTTCTCGGTGCCTAACCATGGCAAGCACACCTTTTTGAAATCCACAAGGACCTTTCCAGAAATCAGACAGTAGCGGTGCATGGCCACTGCCATTGCTTGCAACATGATACAAAACAGTTCACCTCCGGAACCCGTCGGCTGGAAAACTCATCCGTCTGGGTGACGTGTCTTCCCTGACTTCCGCATGCTCTagtcgcttttctcctttgaAATGTTACCCTGTTCCTCCAATTCACGCCGGTGTTATGAAAGCATCGAAATACCAGGTCAGGCCAGCGTGGTCCGCATTCCATCGAGTGTCAAAAAAGTTGCCGACACAGCCCAAGCGACAGCATTTCCTACATTGGAGCTAATGCGTCACCGGGCTGACTTCATATGGATGCCAGGAACTTTAGAGGTGGCCAAAGAGAGCTGCGAGATGTCCAGAAAGTAGAATCTCAAAAACAAGCTGCGTTGGGGCTCTTCATTAGGCAACTTCCAAAAGTGCACACGCAACGAAGGAACGAGAGCTGTACTGTGGCTTTCAAAAATAACAAACTCTCCCGAGATATCTAAGAAGCGAGTGAGGGATCTATGACGAGAGTGTTTGTGGCTTTTCGGTAGTCGGAGCACCCTGGACAGCTCAGCTACACACCAAGCAGGTCATCCGATCTTCCACGCAACGCTGAAATCTGGATGGCAGTATACGGTTAATATCTCCCACAGGTTTGCACCCGAGGAAGTCATGCCTGTGTATGTTAACGGCGATGAGAGTCGAGAACAAGAAAACACATAACGTAGCAAGTTCATCAGGAGATGATGCATGGAGCAGAAACTCGCATTGTTAGCATGGAAGTTTCATCATATCAACGATGGGGGGAATGGTATGGGGTCCAGCTCCTTCATCAATGGCTCTTTCCACAATATCGATCTGAGCAAATTCAAACATGCGACCGGCTTTAATTATCATTTTCTTGTCGCCGCGTTGCATCCCGACCACCCGCACacgtttgtttttcttccgatAACGCGCCGCTATTGTATCTAAGGTCTCCATGGCACCGAAGTCGAAAAGTTGACAGGCGTCGCCAGTCAGTTCGAATACGACAGAAGGCGGGTCATGTTCGATATCAAAGGATCTCAGAAGCTTCCGTTTCGTGAGGAAGAAAATTGGACCCTTCACACGATAATATTTGATTCCAGATTCAGGATCGACACGGCTCGTTATTGATAAGCGAGATCCATTCTTCCAGGCAAACACGCAAGCAGAGATACACACTCCGGAAAAAATAGCGGTGCCTATGTCGGCGGAAATGGCAATGATCGTCGTCAGGAGCATCACAAATGCATCACTTCTGCAGATTTTCCGTTGAAGGACTGGATGCTTCTGTCGCAGTCGAGCCGGGAGAAATGATGCAAACATGGCAGCTACGGCACGCCACTGGAAAGCATGATAGGCAGTGTACATAATAATTCCAGCAAGACCACCTAAAGGGACGTACTCTAGCAAATACGTGCTCGCAGCAACGAGGGCCAAGTTGACAAGGGCACAAAACACGGATGATTCTCGGCCCTTCCCCCCTACCTTTAGATTCAAGAGCGATGGCGACGGCGCTGTAGAGCCTGGTAGCGCCCCGAGGAAGCAAGCCATCGTGTTGGCTGCTCCGACACTTACTAGATGTTGATCTGGTTCACTTCGCATATTTCCCACTTTATCAGACATCATGTCCACTGTAATCAGTGTCGAAATGTAATTCACCATAACAAGCGCTAGGGTCAACTCGAGCATCGTCATTAGATTGGAGGGCTGCATGTAGAAGGAAAGCGGTTTGATATTCTCCGGTGTAAGGAAAAACGGTTTCGGCCATAAGTCTCCTTCTGTCATGGTAGAGAGCGAAGCCACAGTTTTTGTCTGCATACGCGCGATGCGACGGACGAAAACAAACTCAATAAAGCTACTGAGGGCAATCGCAAGGATGGATGATGGAATGAAGCGGTTTACCCTGATACCTGGGATTTTCTCCCAGCAGCACATTACCCCAAACACAACAATAATCATTAGTAGAACCCAGAGCCATTCATAACCTGTCGATGTCACCGGATCGAATCGAAATGTTTCGACTTGCGCTCTGACATTCAGAATCGCGACTGCGTTCAAATATCCGACAATCGTAGCGCTTGGTACGAATTGTGAAAACCGTGACAGGCGCATTAAGCCAAGCAAGAAGCAGCAGAAGCCAGCAAGAACAAGCGCAGGGAATATAAATTCAAGACCCTCTTCGTGACACACACCTGTCGCTTCATCACACGTTGTCCTCGTTACCTTTGCAAGAGTCACCGCGAGACTGGACGTGACCGTGGTTATGGACAGTGGGCTGCCTCCGAAAATTGCAGATATGAGACCTGTAATCCATGCGCCATGGAGTGCTGCTGCAACTGGAACATTTGCGACGATCGCACAGGTCATTGTTGCAGGCAGCTGAGACATTGGAACGGCCAACCCAGACTTGAGCTCTCCGAAGTAGTAACTCAAAGTTGCGCGTGGCTGGGCCTGAAATCCCCATCCCCATGTGACGCCTTTAAGACTCTCTAGTGCACTCGAGCAACTGCACACCCCGTCGTCTTCATTTGGGTGCGTGTCCTTCCCGTTTGTGTAACTGTCTCCGTCACTGTCAGTTTCTTTGGAAGTCGGGAACAGTGACTCGGTCCGATTAAGGCTGTAACACCGACAAGGCGGAGACCTCTCACTGTCGTCGTCACTATCACTGCTCGCCGAATTTCCACGAAAAaagtttctccttttctctccatggCGTGTGTCTAAGGACTCGAAACTGCACGTTTTTTCGTCGATGGGACGCGTCGAGTTATTAATACCACTGCCGGGAGCAGCGCTCGTCTGCTCTCCAGAAGTTCGTACACCCAGTGGTAAGATGCAAGTTTTTGTATTCGAGGCAGACACAGCCGAAGTTGTTGTGATCTCctcgaaagaagaggcactCTTCCCTGAAAGGCCGCATCCTGGGCCGTCTCCAAGCACACTTGCTCTCTGGTTTCTGCTCTGCGCTGTGTCTGACATAAAATTCGCGGCTAATCCATTTCCAGGCTCCACGTGGATGTCGGCGCTGGTTCTGGTAGAGGTGCTGGACGCTCGACTGTACGTGTTATGGTCTCGGTCTTGGACTGAAGGATGTCGTTGGATGCCGCAGGAGCTGCtagaagaagcaaacggtACAGAAGGCAACTGCCGACCAAGATAACCGCTGATCGGACGACTCAACCGTTCCGAGGCCGAAGAGTCACGTTGTGAACTCGGTCCCTCTCCCAATGCAGAGAACATAATCGCTAACTGTTGGGGATCGCCCCTTGTTGTGTTTGGCTGTTTTTCATGTTCATACTCTTGTCCGTTCAATCCTTTCACTCCATGGACACGCAGATCCTCTCCCTCCCGCGAGTGGTCTCTCGAACGATGCCTGTTGTTTAATCCGCTGTGgccctcctcttccggcCGTATGTCGAATGGAGTTCCACAGTTGTCACATACCGAGAAAGGTGTCCCTCGAATGCGCCGAAGCCAAATGTGGTGCCTCTGAACAACGCCAGTATCTGCGCTCCTCTGAGCTGCTTGTGCGTCTTGCCGTATGGTGTAAGAGCAACCTTTGGCGTTGCAACAACCGTTGCAAGAACAGACAGCCAAAGGTAGCGGCAAGTTCCTTCCCACAGTTTGAGGGGTGACAGTGGAAGTGTGGTCTCCCCCTGAAGGCGTTTTCGAGAAAATTCTATGTCCATACACAAAGAAGGATTGTGGAAAGTCCCCGCCGTCTGTCGGCTCAACACATACCGAACTGCAATTTTGCCGCAATTCTCCCCTATGGTGATGCGTGTTACAGCAAGAGGGAATTCCGGAGTCGTCTGCCTTGGACGAAATTCTGTGGCTCTCCGTCAtagagaggcgaggagcgccCCCGTGACTTGCTGGCATGCCACGGTGAACAAtattctctttttcctcgaagTTTGAGAACCGGCAAAGAGCTTCCGAACTCTCCTGCTGAGtagtgtctcctcttccgatCACCGCTTCAGCACCACTCAGATTACGAAGGCCTGAGTGTACCTGGGCACAGTCAGCCATTTCCTTTTTATGGGCAGAACAATTTGCCACCGATGTGTGGCTTCTCGCAGTTGTCTCTTCCATCTTATTTCTTGGCATGTCGTTCTTTGGCGAGTTGGCTACACACGCTGCCACGAGGTAAGCGGTTGCGGAATTGGCATCGTGAGCAGCATAGACAGGGGGACAACCGTCCCCAGACGGCAAAACAGCGTCGATTGTTTCATTAGCGTCTCTGGAGAACAATGGACACCCTTCGACCTGGTTAAGCCTGTTTTGTATGCTGCTCTTGTTGAACGAGAGAACGGGTTTCCCGCACGCCCCACTAGATGTTTTCCTTTCGAATTCTTGTGTAATAGGTACCCCTGTCAAATTCCCTCTACCAGGGcattctgtctcttctccaacTGTATCATCAGCGAATGAACACGGTGACAGCTTCGGCGACGTGACTGACGATGGCCATCTATCTTGTTCCTTGTTGTGACAAACGCTGACTCCAACCGATGAGTGCTGAGCATTGTGTTCTTCCGGATGAAGCACAGCAGCTTCGTGCGTGGTTTCATGCGGGTCCAAGCGGTCGGAAAGCTTGCAGGCACTCCTGTCATTATCCGATAGGCCGGAAGTGTTAAAGGGAAACACATCCTGTCCATGATCCGTCCCCATCCTTTCTGTTCGTGCTTCGGGTGCATACTGTGTCCTGCCTTAGCGCTTGGTCTGACTCTGCAAAGACGTCGAAGCCCAGCCAGGCCTTCGGTTGTTCGGCAGGCCTTCCCGGGAAGTAAGGAACGGGGTGTTCCATGGACGCATGCGTCCGAGAGAGGTAAAACGTATGTTAGGTTTCGGCCTTCGGcacgaaaacggaaaaaagcgCTTGTGTTGATTCGACTTTGCTGATAACACTTTCTTCGACGTTTTCCTGGCTATACTCTAAGTTTGGAGTGCAAGGTCCCTCCTCGTTAGTCCTGTAGCAAAGACGGTGTTGTAATGTGTAATGGCATTATATTTCATAAAGTGAACACACAAATTTACCTGCGTGTTATGCCGTGCGTCACGCTGACAACGACTGGAAAATAGACCTGCCTGGAACTGTCTCGATAAAAACAAGTCCCCATGCATCTCTCCGGAGAGTTCCCTCGGATCACCCATGTAGCGTTTTGTCGGaagggagatgaagagggaaGACAAGATGCGCGGCTACACAAAAGAGAATGACTTTTTAGAGACTGCCAACACGGTCCACTACtaaaaagaagagagcgttCCTCCATGACATTCACCCATTTTTCTGTGCTGGTCATGTGCTAGAAATAAACAGTAGAAAAGAGAGTCCGAAATGCTCCAGGCAAAGGGATCAATTTCTGTCTTTGAAGCGAGCACCATGGGCACAGGTGGGCCCTCTGTCATGTGAGGAAGGTCGAGGAACTGACGAGGAGTTATGCCTCCCATCGATTTTCCCGTACATGAAACGCACAAACACACCgggaaaccgagaaaaaaTGCAACTGGATTAGACCGAGACACCTACTGGCTCTGATTCAGCTTCATATTCATATCTGTCTGGACAAGAAGATTACACCATAGTTAACCACGGCGATATATAAGCAGAGACGGACCGTTTGGCAGACTCTATTTTCTGCGCGATTGCCTGCACATGAGCATAGAAAAAAGTCAGTGCCACCGAAGAACGCTTTGCAGACGAGCATACCTTTCGCGTACCCAGACATGCCAAAAGCAGATACAACCCTGCGCAAATGTGCTGCGGTTTTTTCGacctcgtccttttctcacGACATTCAGTGGAAGGAAACCATGCCCGCAGATAATTCCACACAATCAGTACGGTGTATCGTGCCTATATACAGGCAAAGCCCCTTTATTGCTCTGGTCTGACGGGAAGAGGACTCCAGGCAAAATGTTCTCTATTTCGGGATCCGAACTGAATATCGGGGTACTTTACGTGGGGTTTTCGACAGCTCCGCGCTGCGTCTGTAGACGCTCAGAAACCTGTCGCGTGCGCTAGAGAAACACGCTTGACACTAACCACGATATGTCGATCTTTCCTTCACTCACTCGTCAAAAAGTGGGTTGCCTACGACAGGCCGATGGCCGATATCCATTTCGCACGGGTTTTGGGTTGCcaacacagagagcgaggcttGATCAAAGCGTACTGTATTTTGTCGCTCTGGTACCAATATTGAACGTTGGCGCTGTTCCAGCCTTGGAATTACGCATCGGTTGCGCAATATacatggagagagaaagaaagtcGAATGTGTCTGTACCTCGGTGTTTCCAGCATTTACCGTGAAGCACGCTTCGAACAGTATACACCAATTGAAAAAAACGTTTCTGTCTAGTCAGTTCATGCAGAATTTGTGACTAACGTGTCGGAAAGGGTGATGGGAACCTCTCACCGGACGTATGGATGTTGATTCCGTCTTTGACTCCGAAAAAATAGAAGCCCAAATGAGACATACGAAAAACAGCAGTTCTTTAAACTGCGCAGCTGAACAAACAATGGCTACATGACGCCGTTCTGTAGCCGGACTTTGTGTACAGTGGCAAGAGCGGAAAAAAGATGAAGGGGATCGTTCGTCCCTTGTCCGGATGCCCTACGCATAGATCAcagcgtcgccttccgtctccaTGAAGAAATAGTCTCAGACTGCGGCTTTTTCATCAGAGGCTACGGCACACAGTTGGTCTTTGCTCCTGGCTGCATGCTTCTTTCGTCTAAAGGGAAAATAAGCCTGAAATCCGTTCTTCAGGTGGACAAGCGCATTCCTCTTTACCGTCTCCCACCTCCACACTTGTAGTTAGCACCTACGTGCATCGTCTTGGCAGTGATCCATGCAAATCCATCGGCGGCCCCTGTGGCAACCCTCATCTGACCCGTCAACATGCAACTTGTTTCAAGGTGTGCTGCGCCCAACAGGCTTTGGGTGCCCACGGCGCGTGTCTCACCATGGAGACTAAAGTGCACTTCCCTTTCTTTGGCAGGCGTTTCAAGCGGACTTTCGCGCAAGTCAACCCGCGTCAGTCCCAGTGAGAGTGTACCTTGTGATTCGTCACCCAGCCCCACGCAAACAAGAAGCCATCGGGGCAGAACTCCCTCTGTTGTGGCCCAGTCATGTTCCCTTCACCCTCGTGCGCTTGCTCCCAACGATCACCACTGTGTACACGCCCATTTActggtgcatgcgcatgtaAACTGGAAGAGTGTACCACGCCTGTCTGCAACCCTACACGCGTGCTTCACTTAGACACGTGAACTGCCAGGCTGCTTGCTCCCCAGAATCAGCCGGTGTCGGCTGAGCCGGGATTCTCTACTGGACACTACTCTGAGACCGACACCGCATCCTTGTGACGGCGGTGTGGAAAGCGGTCTAGAGCTTTCCTCTAGGCTGCTGCTGTGC
Encoded proteins:
- a CDS encoding putative Dpy-30 motif domain-containing protein; the encoded protein is MRTSVLSSAPETRGSVSGGGESVSAEIGSHTGENGHVAPPASLDPSSTVARQRNMSEIDRVALGERAPKLSVQSLPIRQYLDLMVVPALLPALTVLVNERPEQPVEFLAHWLLENGPKYAARESVSASPADSAALSALLGRGI